A portion of the Juglans microcarpa x Juglans regia isolate MS1-56 chromosome 1D, Jm3101_v1.0, whole genome shotgun sequence genome contains these proteins:
- the LOC121235894 gene encoding formin-like protein 1 translates to MPTLTATAAALLLLLLLSTTVITTSSTLSHRKHRRHLLHQPFFPPIDSSPPTQSPSPSPQPQPRPQLQPKLPSSSSSSSTPPKPFFPSYPSPPPPPSPIALATFPANISELLLPHPTSSSISHRHLVAIVASVTLLIAALLSAFAAFFYCRKGTYVTTTATATDKASHSDNLRLYPSNIATSDGSHKHPRSGPSNPSSEFLYLGTLADSSGINDEDEPISSNAGVSTSTQYQKLGSPELKPLPPLPKHSFKQSHENAELGSCENEENDEEEEFFSPRGSSGGKDSPVRTGSSSRRLFNGENFGSRSFNSRTASYPCSYSASPANSVSNSPSPALNLSPTSLKSKSPDSVIAFPVLATVPVRPTMRSLQLFSSSRSSSSSSERGSGNTQNSPTKNSDISEQSKRSSSRTDSVPIKLPPPPPPLPPPPRFWETTATQRPNRELDTGPPILVPPTRPVLLQNVAVEQLQSNGTGERNEETPRPKLKPLHWDKVRASSDRAMVWDQLKSSSFQLNEEMIETLFMINNNSSNMSLKDSGRRVVLPLPNQESRVLDPKKSQNIAILLRALNVTIEEVCEALLEGNSDTLGSELLESLLKMAPTKEEERKLKEFKDESPFKLGPAEKFLKAVLDIPFAFKRVDAMLYIANFDSEVEYLLRSFETLEAGSEELRNSRMFQKLLEAVLKTGNRMNVGTNRGDAHAFKLDTLLKLVDVKGTDGKTTLLHFVVQEIIRAEGSRLSSTDQSELAEKSQQSAFRDDVEFRKLGLQVVSGLSGELTNVKKAAAMDSDVLSTEVTKLAGGITKISEVVKLNEEIPLKQMSRKFSESMNGFLKKAGEEIKRIQAQERVALSLVKEITEYFHGNSAKEEAHPFRIFMVVRDFLSILDRVCKEVGRVNERTIVGSARQFPMPVNTALPQAFPGFNGRQHYDSSDDETSSSSHHSI, encoded by the exons ATGCCAACCCTCACCGCCACCGCCGCTGCGCTTCTCCTCCTCCTGCTCCTCTCTACTACCGTCATTACAACCTCTTCCACCTTATCTCACAGGAAGCACCGCCGCCACCTCCTCCACCAGCCTTTCTTCCCTCCTATAGACTCCTCCCCTCCAACCCAATCCCCTTCCCCATCTCCCCAACCGCAACCACGACCACAACTTCAACCAAAActcccttcctcttcctcttcatcctCCACCCCGCCAAAACCATTCTTCCCATCCTATCCCTCCCCACCACCCCCTCCCTCCCCAATTGCCCTCGCCACCTTCCCAGCAAACATCTCCGAACTTCTCCTCCCCCATCCCACCTCCTCTTCCATCTCCCACCGCCACCTCGTCGCTATCGTTGCATCCGTCACCCTTCTCATCGCCGCTCTCTTATCCGCCTTCGCCGCTTTCTTCTACTGTCGCAAAGGCACATACGTAACAACCACCGCCACCGCCACAGACAAGGCCTCTCACTCGGACAACCTTCGGTTGTACCCTTCAAACATCGCCACCTCCGATGGGAGCCACAAGCATCCTCGCTCCGGCCCATCAAACCCCAGCTCCGAGTTTCTTTACCTTGGTACCTTAGCGGATTCCAGTGGAATCAATGACGAGGACGAACCGATTTCAAGCAATGCCGGCGTCTCGACCTCGACCCAGTATCAGAAACTTGGTTCGCCGGAGCTCAAGCCGCTTCCGCCGCTTCCAAAGCACAGTTTCAAGCAGAGTCATGAAAATGCTGAATTGGGTTCTTGTGAGAACGAGGAaaacgatgaagaagaagagttcTTTTCTCCGAGAGGTTCTTCAGGCGGAAAAGATAGTCCGGTTCGTACCGGATCGAGCTCTCGAAGATTGTTTAACGGTGAGAATTTCGGAAGTAGAAGCTTCAATTCGAGAACTGCATCGTACCCATGTTCGTATTCAGCTTCCCCAGCGAATTCTGTATCTAATTCTCCGTCCCCAGCATTAAATTTGAGTCCCACAAGCTTGAAATCGAAATCCCCGGATTCCGTGATCGCTTTCCCGGTTCTTGCCACAGTTCCTGTTCGGCCGACTATGAGATCGCTGcagttgttttcttcttctaggtcttcatcatcatcatcggaGAGAGGTTCAGGGAATACCCAGAATTCACCTACAAAAAATTCAGATATCTCGGAGCAGAGTAAGCGGTCTTCCTCGAGAACTGATAGTGTTCCGATAAAACTGCCTCCGCCTCCGCCACCACTGCCTCCTCCACCCAGGTTTTGGGAAACTACGGCCACTCAGAGGCCGAACCGGGAGCTGGATACAGGGCCTCCGATTCTTGTACCGCCAACTAGGCCTGTTCTATTACAAAATGTCGCAGTTGAACAATTGCAGAGCAACGGAACTGGGGAGAGAAATGAGGAGACTCCGAGGCCGAAATTGAAACCTTTACATTGGGATAAGGTTAGAGCTAGCTCGGATCGAGCTATGGTGTGGGATCAGCTGAAATCTAGCTCTTTCCA ACTGAACGAGGAAATGATCGAGACACTTTTTATGATTAATAACAATAGTTCGAATATGTCCCTGAAAGACAGTGGTCGGCGTGTGGTTCTCCCTTTGCCAAACCAGGAGAGTCGGGTGCTTGATCCAAAGAAGTCTCAGAATATTGCGATTCTGTTGAGGGCACTAAATGTGACCATCGAGGAAGTCTGTGAAGCCCTTTTGGAAG GCAACTCTGATACATTGGGTTCAGAACTTCTTGAAAGTTTATTAAAGATGGCTCCTACGAAAGAAGAAGAACGTAAACTAAAGGAGTTTAAAGATGAATCACCTTTTAAGCTAGGCCCAGCCGAGAAATTTCTCAAGGCTGTGCTTGATATACCATTTGCATTCAAAAGGGTGGATGCGATGCTCTACATTGCCAATTTTGATTCAGAAGTCGAATATCTTCTAAGGTCCTTTGAAACACTGGAG GCAGGTTCTGAAGAATTGAGAAACAGCAGAATGTTCCAGAAGCTTCTTGAGGCCGTGCTCAAAACTGGGAACCGCATGAATGTTGGAACCAACCGTGGTGATGCCCATGCGTTCAAGCTGGACACACTCCTCAAGCTTGTTGATGTCAAGGGCACTGATGGAAAAACCACTCTCTTGCATTTTGTTGTACAGGAAATCATTAGAGCTGAAGGTTCTCGTCTTTCCAGTACTGATCAGAGTGAACTGGCTGAGAAAAGTCAGCAGTCTGCTTTCCGGGATGATGTTGAATTTAGGAAGCTTGGCTTGCAAGTTGTTTCAGGTTTGAGTGGGGAGCTCACCAATGTAAAGAAAGCTGCGGCAATGGATTCAGATGTGCTTAGCACTGAAGTTACAAAGCTTGCTGGCGGAATCACCAAAATATCTGAAGTAGTGAAATTGAATGAAGAAATCCCATTGAAGCAGATGAGCCGAAAATTTTCAGAGTCGATGAATGGGTTCTTGAAGAAGGCTGGGGAAGAGATTAAAAGGATCCAAGCCCAAGAGAGAGTTGCTCTCTCTCTGGTGAAGGAAATAACTGAATATTTCCATGGGAACTCAGCTAAAGAAGAAGCTCACCCATTCCGGATTTTCATGGTGGTGAGGGATTTCCTTTCTATTCTCGACCGGGTATGCAAGGAAGTTGGTAGAGTGAACGAGAGAACTATAGTCGGTTCAGCTCGTCAATTTCCTATGCCTGTGAATACAGCTCTTCCACAGGCATTTCCTGGATTTAATGGAAGACAGCATTATGATTCGTCGGACGATGAGACTTCATCCTCATCGCATCATAGCATTTGA